One Carassius gibelio isolate Cgi1373 ecotype wild population from Czech Republic chromosome A7, carGib1.2-hapl.c, whole genome shotgun sequence DNA window includes the following coding sequences:
- the LOC128017292 gene encoding uncharacterized protein LOC128017292 isoform X1 produces MHQLFGAEADGHMGNSKHKDHFGRRLFMRYYLIVSLSSTIVCSSNVKVDQEDHLKIVQAGEDVNLTCTFSKLLQATTAWFKQTADRKNIQIVSLYLKQQPSWNEDFNKTNHFNVIKGDDHFNLTILKTKPSDSATYYCVVSSYYTVEMGAGTRLLVKDAAVDRHITLQQSLIDTLHPGDSVSLQCSIFTESCAGEHSVYWLRQSLGESQGVLYTEGERNGLCENRTGSQTQRCVYNLFKSNVSHSDAGIYYCAVAACGEILFGKGTELNFRESVDVNLSLLGLGILNIIFLALVVFLGIKLCRGDSKVPASQESRNEDTLNYAAISFGQKPLNTRRAKAKISQDQSLYAQVRSHQ; encoded by the exons ATGCATCAGTTGTTTGGAGCAGAGGCCGATGGACACATG GGCAATTCAAAGCACAAGGATCATTTTGGAAGACGATTGTTCATGAGATATTACTTAATTGTTTCACTCTCTTCAACAATAG TCTGCTCCTCTAATGTAAAAGTTGATCAGGAGGATCATTTAAAAATAGTTCAAGCCGGAGAAGATGTGAACCTCACTTGCACCTTTTCAAAGCTTCTGCAAGCGACAACAGCATGGTTTAAACAGACAGCTGATAGAAAAAACATACAGATTGtatctttatatttaaaacaacaacccAGTTGGAATGAggactttaataaaacaaatcattttaatgttattaaaggAGATGATCATTTTAATCTGACTATTTTAAAGACAAAACCTTCAGACTCAGCAACATATTACTGTGTAGTCTCATCATATTACACCGTTGAAATGGGTGCAGGAACCAGATTACTTGTCAAAG ATGCAGCTGTGGACAGACACATAACTCTTCAGCAGTCTTTAATAGACACACTTCATCCTGGGGATTCTGTGAGTTTGCAGTGTAGCATCTTCACTGAGAGCTGTGCAGGAGAACACAGTGTCTACTGGTTGAGACAAAGCTTGGGAGAATCTCAAGGAGTCCTTTAcacagaaggagagagaaatgGTCTGTGTGAGAACAGGACTGGATCTCAAACACAGAGATGTGTCTACAATCTCTTCAAGAGCAACGTCAGTCACTCTGATGCTGGGATTTACTACTGCGCTGTGGCCGCGTGTGGAGAGATACTGTTTGGAAAAGGAACTGAACTAAATTTTAGAG AGAGTGTTGATGTGAATCTATCTCTTCTTGGTCTTGGAATTTTAAAcatcatatttttggctcttgtTGTTTTTCTGGGAATAAAACTATGCAGGGGTGACAGTAAAG TGCCTGCATCTCAAGAGAGTCGA aatgaagACACCCTGAATTATGCAGCCATTAGTTTTGGTCAGAAACCTCTGAACACTAGAAGAGCCAAAGCAAAGATCAGTCAGGACCAGTCTCTGTACGCACAAGTTAGATCACACCAGTGA
- the LOC128017292 gene encoding uncharacterized protein LOC128017292 isoform X2 has translation MRIIFGTSMIMIYLIILFISTIVCSSNAEVVQEDHLKIVQAGEDVNLTCTFSKLLQGTTAWFKQTADRKNIQIVSLYLKQQPSWNEDFDKTNRFNVIKGDDHFNLTILKTKPSDSATYYCVVSSYYTVEMGAGTRLLVKDAAVDRHITLQQSLIDTLHPGDSVSLQCSIFTESCAGEHSVYWLRQSLGESQGVLYTEGERNGLCENRTGSQTQRCVYNLFKSNVSHSDAGIYYCAVAACGEILFGKGTELNFRESVDVNLSLLGLGILNIIFLALVVFLGIKLCRGDSKVPASQESRNEDTLNYAAISFGQKPLNTRRAKAKISQDQSLYAQVRSHQ, from the exons ATGAGAATAATTTTTGGAACGTCAATGATCatgatatatttaattattttgttcatCTCAACAATAG tctGCTCCTCTAATGCAGAAGTTGTTCAGGAGGATCATTTAAAAATAGTTCAAGCCGGAGAAGATGTGAACCTCACTTGCACCTTTTCAAAGCTTCTGCAAGGGACAACAGCATGGTTTAAACAGACAGCTGATAGAAAAAACATACAGATTGtatctttatatttaaaacaacaacccAGTTGGAATGAGGACTTTGATAAAACAAATCGTTTTAATGTTATTAAAGGAGATGATCATTTTAATCTGACTATTTTAAAGACAAAACCTTCAGACTCTGCAACATATTACTGTGTAGTCTCATCATATTACACCGTTGAAATGGGTGCAGGAACCAGATTACTTGTCAAAG ATGCAGCTGTGGACAGACACATAACTCTTCAGCAGTCTTTAATAGACACACTTCATCCTGGGGATTCTGTGAGTTTGCAGTGTAGCATCTTCACTGAGAGCTGTGCAGGAGAACACAGTGTCTACTGGTTGAGACAAAGCTTGGGAGAATCTCAAGGAGTCCTTTAcacagaaggagagagaaatgGTCTGTGTGAGAACAGGACTGGATCTCAAACACAGAGATGTGTCTACAATCTCTTCAAGAGCAACGTCAGTCACTCTGATGCTGGGATTTACTACTGCGCTGTGGCCGCGTGTGGAGAGATACTGTTTGGAAAAGGAACTGAACTAAATTTTAGAG AGAGTGTTGATGTGAATCTATCTCTTCTTGGTCTTGGAATTTTAAAcatcatatttttggctcttgtTGTTTTTCTGGGAATAAAACTATGCAGGGGTGACAGTAAAG TGCCTGCATCTCAAGAGAGTCGA aatgaagACACCCTGAATTATGCAGCCATTAGTTTTGGTCAGAAACCTCTGAACACTAGAAGAGCCAAAGCAAAGATCAGTCAGGACCAGTCTCTGTACGCACAAGTTAGATCACACCAGTGA
- the LOC128017292 gene encoding immunoglobulin superfamily member 3-like isoform X3 produces the protein MRIIFGTSMIMIYLIILFISTIVCSSNAEVVQEDHLKIVQAGEDVNLTCTFSKLLQGTTAWFKQTADRKNIQIVSLYLKQQPSWNEDFDKTNRFNVIKGDDHFNLTILKTKPSDSATYYCVVSSYYTVEMGAGTRLLVKDAAVDKHLTLQQSLIDALHPGDSVSLKCNIFTESCAGEHSVYWFRQSLGESQGVLYTEGERNGLCENRTGSQTQSCVYSLFKSNISHSDSGIYYCAVAACGEILFGKGTELNFRESVNVKPTLLVLGVLNIIFLTLVFFLGIKLCQDPNKSKISFWHTYCELIICLYSHILFYKNATIAPKDNIFSFFSF, from the exons ATGAGAATAATTTTTGGAACGTCAATGATCatgatatatttaattattttgttcatCTCAACAATAG tctGCTCCTCTAATGCAGAAGTTGTTCAGGAGGATCATTTAAAAATAGTTCAAGCCGGAGAAGATGTGAACCTCACTTGCACCTTTTCAAAGCTTCTGCAAGGGACAACAGCATGGTTTAAACAGACAGCTGATAGAAAAAACATACAGATTGtatctttatatttaaaacaacaacccAGTTGGAATGAGGACTTTGATAAAACAAATCGTTTTAATGTTATTAAAGGAGATGATCATTTTAATCTGACTATTTTAAAGACAAAACCTTCAGACTCTGCAACATATTACTGTGTAGTCTCATCATATTACACCGTTGAAATGGGTGCAGGAACCAGATTACTTGTCAAAG ATGCAGCTGTGGACAAACACCTAACTCTTCAGCAGTCTTTAATAGACGCACTTCATCCTGGGGATTCTGTGAGTTTGAAGTGCAACATCTTCACTGAGAGCTGTGCAGGAGAACACAGTGTCTACTGGTTCAGGCAAAGCTTGGGAGAGTCTCAAGGAGTCCTTTAcacagaaggagagagaaatgGTCTGTGTGAGAACAGGACTGGGTCTCAAACACAGAGCTGTGTCTACAGTCTCTTCAAGAGCAACATCAGTCACTCTGATTCTGGGATTTACTACTGCGCTGTGGCCGCGTGTGGAGAGATACTGTTTGGAAAAGGAACTGAACTAAATTTTAGAG AGAGTGTCAATGTGAAACCAACGCTGCTTGTTCTTGGAGTTTTAAACATCATATTTTtgactttagttttttttctggGCATAAAACTATGTCAGGATCCAAATAAAAGTAAGATTTCATTTTGGCACACATACTGtgaattaataatatgtttatatagtcacatacttttttataaaaatgcaacaATTGCCCCTAaagataatatattttctttcttttctttttaa
- the LOC128017297 gene encoding uncharacterized protein LOC128017297, translating to MINHYFFLLIYLSKCSSDNADVVTQNHLKIVQAGDSVNFTCIFSKESRTTVAWVKQRAGEKPLLITSSYQALPAVIENDFDKHNRFFVTKDAGSFNLSITNVEESDTATYYYIKYIYKFTFGQGTDLIVKGRHLNMQADHQTAVIDPVHPEDSAVGLQCTVLTQSCAGEHNVYWFRRESGESPPGMIFTQERRNAQCERSSDVNSTAHKCIYSLPKRNLNHSDAGIYYCAVAACGQILFGDARKPDMPGFPTPWITALVLGTLNFLSLVVIIFLGTQLYKQRKKDGTLQAGHLMDEDRDALNYAALSFQQKSSTPKRPREKYTR from the exons ATGATTAATCATTATTTCTTCCTTTTGATTTACCTTTCTAAAT GCAGCTCAGATAATGCAGACGTCGTGACTCAGAATCATCTGAAGATTGTTCAAGCTGGAGACAGTGTTAACTTCACGTGTATTTTTTCAAAAGAGTCAAGAACTACTGTTGCTTGGGTCAAACAAAGAGCTGGAGAGAAACCCCTTTTAATCACTTCATCATATCAAGCTCTGCCTGCCGTTATTGAAAATGACTTTGACAAACATAATCGCTTTTTTGTAACAAAAGATGCTGGCAGTTTTAATCTCAGTATCACAAATGTAGAAGAATCAGACACTGCAACAtactattatattaaatatatatacaagttCACATTTGGGCAAGGCACAGATCTCATTGTTAAAG GCAGACACCTGAACATGCAGGCTGACCATCAGACAGCTGTGATAGATCCAGTGCATCCAGAAGACTCTGCAGTGGGACTTCAGTGCACTGTCCTCACTCAGAGCTGTGCAGGAGAACACAACGTCTACTGGTTCAGACGTGAATCTGGAGAATCTCCTCCAGGAATGATATTCACTCAGGAGCGCAGGAACGCTCAATGTGAGAGGAGCTCGGATGTGAACTCTACTGCACACAAATGTATCTACAGCCTGCCCAAGAGAAACCTCAATCACTCTGATGCTGGGATTTACTACTGCGCTGTGGCTGCATGTGGACAGATACTGTTTGGAGATGCAAGAAAACCTGACATGCCAG gtTTTCCGACACCTTGGATAACTGCCCTGGTTTTAGGAACTTTAAACTTTTTATCATTGGTTGTGATCATATTTCTGGGTACACAGTTGTACAAGCAGCGAAAAAAAG ATGGGACTCTTCAGGCTGGTCACTTAATG GATGAAGACAGAGATGCTTTGAATTATGCTGCTTTGAGCTTTCAACAAAAGTCCAGCACCCCTAAAAGACCcagagaaaaatatacaagatga